The sequence aaattaaatttgttccTAAAGTGCTTAACTTTTACGTGGTGTAACATAGAGTAAGACATAGCCCAATGACTGCAGAGCGAGAAAGTGTGCTTGTGACTCACACAATGGCAAGAAAACAGTCTGCATCCTATTTAAAAGTCAGACTTAAACCTATTCAGTCACCTCTTGTTTGTTAAAACTTTGGGAATACCACCAGAATGAATGAGTAAGGACAGAAGAGCTCTTTCTTTCATTCAATCGTGATTTAATAGAATCCAGCCTTCTGGAACCAGCAAATACATGGCAGGATCCCAGAGCAAGCCATTACAGGTAAAACACTTCACTGGTTTAATGaatcccatttttctttcatttctttttcgTTTTCAAAGGTATTGTCATGGATTCACCCAGAAAGTCAAGCAACGATCACTCGCTGTAGCCAGCCAATGGTGGGAGTGAGTGGCAAGCGAAGCAAGGAAGATGAAAAGTACCTTCAGGCCATCATGGATTCTAATGCTCAATCCCATAAAATCTTCATATTTGATGCAAGGCCTAGTGTGAATGCTGTAGCCAATAAGGTCAGGTGCTTTTTCCCCTGTCTAAAGCTGGGAATGTAATAATTTAGAGCACATTTCCCACCACCATTCCAAATTATTCCTGAGGATCACAAAGGGTTTTCCACTGTGAAGGGGGGAGTCATATGCAATGATCTGATTCTCTAGACAGACTTTTACACCTGCGTTGGTATCTGTAAGATATCAGAGTGACTACTAAAGTCCATTTGGGTTAATCTACAATGGGAAATGAGattggaaggggaaaaaaaaatcaaattagtaCTGAGGTCAAACTCCAGCACCCTGGATCTTGTGTATCaccatttttctcttcacatGGTTGAAAGACTGCTTCCCCTAACAGCACTAGAACTCTGTCCCTGTTAACCATGATGGGagcagcacttctgaaaatcaggcatCGTGATCTTTAATCTCAAAATATAAGCTGGGGATCTTTAATGTCTAGGAATGTTGCTGTGTTCTTCCTGCTGTtacagtgtcgtggtttaaccccagacagcaactaagcaccatgcagccgctctCTCACTTCTCCCCCACgcagtggcatgggggagagaattggggaaaaaagaatcgtgggttgagataagaacagtttaatagaacagaaaggaagaaaataataatgataataataacagtaataaaatgacaataataataataaaaggattggagtatacaaaacaagtgatgcacaatgtaattgctcaccactcactgactgatgcccagttagttcctgagcagtgatttCCACCCCggggccaactccccccagtttatatactgggcatgacgtcacatggtatggaatacccctttgcccagtttgggtcagctggcctggctgtgtcccctcccaacttcttgtgcccctccagccttttcgctggctgggtatgagaagctggaaaatccttgacttgttgctaagtagtgtttgtaccaactgaaaacatcagtgtgttatcaccattcttctcatactggacccaaaacataacactataccagctactagaaagaaaattaactctatcccagccaaacccaggacattcagaatcacagaatcatagaatagtttggattggaaggcacctttaaaggtcatctggtccaacccccttgctatgggcagggacatcttcaactagatcaggttgctcagagccccgtccaacctggccttgaacgtttccagggatggggcatcgaccacctctctgggaaacctgcgCTAGTGTTTCatcaccctcatcataaaacatttcttctttatatctagtctgaatctaccctcttttagtttaaaactattaattaccccttgtcctatcgcaacaggctctactaaaaagtctgtccccatctttcttctaagtcccctttaagtactggaaggctgctgtaaggtctcccgggagccttctcttctccaggctgaacaaccccaactgtctcagcctgtccccaTAGGAGAGGTGtcccatccctctgatcatttttgtggccctcctctggacccgctccaacaggtccatgtctctcctgtgctgagggctccagagctgcatgcagcactccaggtgggctctcaggagagcagagcagaggggcagaatcacctccctccacctgctggccacacttctttttcatgcagcccaggatatggttggctttctgggctgcgagtgcatATTGCTGGCTCCTATTTGGTTTTTCATCCACGAATTCCCCCAAGTccttggcagggctgctctcaatcccttcatcccccagcctgtactgatacCAGGTGTTGtcccgacccatgtgcaggaccttgcagtTGGCCTTGTTGAAgttcatgaggttcacatggacCCACTTctcgagcttgtccaggtccctctggatggcatcccatccctcaggtgGGTCAACTGtgccactcagcttggtgtcacctgcaagcttgctgagggtgcactcgatctCACTGTCTGTGTCACTGCTCAAGGTATTAAACACTACTGGTCCCAgtacggacccctgagggacaccacttgtcactgaactccatctggacattgagccgttgaccaCAACCCcctggatgtgaccatccatCCAATTCTtcatccaccaaacagtccatccatcaaatccatatctctccaatttagagagaaggatgttgtgggggaccgtgtcaaaggccttacagaagtccagataggtgacatctgtagctcttcccttgtccactgatgcagtcgctccatcatagaaggccactaggttggtcaggtAGGAcctgcccttggtgaagccatgctggctgtctcaaatcacctccatgtgccttagcagagcttctaggaggatctgttccctGATctccccaggcacagaggtgaggctgacaggtcggtagttcccagggtcctcctttctacccttttaaaaattatgtctCATGCCATCACTCTAAGCCCTATTTTAGTGGTAGAACCACTTTGTTGCACTAAAGCTGATgggtttttaaatttgtttttaaaatctgccttTCCCACTATTTAGGAAAGGCACTTGGTGTGTGGGTGTACTCTTCTATAATAGTATGGTAAATTTGTAAATGACAGAATAGTGAATCTAATGAGCCAGCAGCTTGAATGGGGATAAATTATAattacagaggaaaagaaggctTATTATGTGATATTCTTTGGTAAAAATTATAGCATTCATTAACTTTTGCAGGAGAGAGAcacaaagtgtgtgtgtgtacgtgtTTGTTCCCAATTGTAAGATAAATCCAATGTTTTCTGCCTGCCTTAGATAGCACAATCACTGTGGTATTTTGTCAGCTGATATTTGCTCAGGACAAATGATCAGGATAAAgtacaaaatatgtttttgcttAATGATTTTTATGTGGATTTTGTTCTTCAGGCTAAAGGAGGGGGCTATGAGAGTGAGGATGCCTATCAGAATGCAGAATTAGTGTTCCTGGACATTCACAATATTCATGTTATGAGAGAGTCGctgagaaaactgaaagaaattgtGTATCCCAATATCGAGGAGACTCACTGGCTGTCTAATTTAGAGTCAACTCACTGGCTGGAGCATATCAAGGTATGCATGTCTGCATCCACTGGATGTGGCTGAGTAACTACAAGTCTGTACCAGTCTGTTCACTGGGAAGTGTATCTAGAGCTAAATCCAGTGCTGGATTTTCAATTCATGAGAAATTTAAAGACTTacaatttgttttcaatttataAACAACTAAAACCACAGTTTCACAGAATGGGGAATTTTGAGGAGGTGGGAAGAGTGACAAGATGGGGGgttgaaatactgaaagatgGTGTTTTGGAAGTGAAGTGCGTTACTGGGTAATGTGGAACTGTGAAAGCCCTGGTTAGAGCACCGGAGTCCCAGAGTTTCCAAGTTCTGGACTCAGAGATCCTCAACATCCTGGTGTTACTGTGTGGTCCAGACCAGCAAATGTTGGGAGTTCATGCCCCGTCAGCCTTTCAGGAATCCAAGCAGAGTCAGAAGGAGTGGGGCAAAATGCTTCAGCTTCTACAGATGTTGGTTTTCAAATTAAGCTCTTTGTCTCCTAAAAATGTCCAGCTTACATTGTTGACCTGCTGATGCAGACAGGGCCAAATCTGCTTCTGGGGCAGTTGCAAGGTGATGGCCATTTTGTTTTCGTGTTCAGACACAGAATGCTCCTGCATTTAAATCCTGACCTGTCCAAGGACTGAGCTTAATGCAAGGGCTCTTCTAGAGTTGTGCCTACGCTACAGTTTATACATGTTGTCATCTTGCTGGAACAAAAAATGTGTTCACCAATTTGCTGTCCTAGTTATAAAGTAGTTGGAACTGATTTACCATTCTCCTTGAGGCAGACAGAGCCCTTGGTTTGTCCTGTGTTGTCACTagccatttttcatttatagGTTCTGTTCCAAAGagattttgtaactttttttttttccttgtcctaGCTCATTCTCGCTGGAGCTCTTCGAATTGCTGACAAGGTGGAGTCGGGGAAGACATCTGTGGTTGTACACTGCAGTGATGGCTGGGACCGGACAGCCCAGCtgacctctctctctctgctcatGTTAGATGGCTACTACCGAACTATCAGGGGCTTTGAAGTGTTAGTGGAGAAGGAGTGGCTGAGCTTCGGCCACAGATTTCAGCTGGTGAGTCACTAGCCCTTGGAAGGCACTGAACAGAAAGTTATTGTCCACCTTGAAGGATTTCAAAGGAGTTTAGCCTTTCCTGTGAGAAGTCTCCCAGCTGAACTCGCAGAAGAAAGGTGaatgctgttgctattgtgttgtggtttaagcccagctggcaacaaagcaccacgtgtccactcactcactcctcccccacggtgggatggggaggagaaaatataacaaaaaattCGTAGGTCAAGGCAAGGACGGGGAGtgatcactcaccacttatggtcatgggcaaaaaccagacttgacttggggaaaaaaacaaaatcaatttaatttactacaaatgaaatcaaaacaaCGATAAGGGGAAGTAAAACTGattcttaaaaacaccttccttccCACACCTCCCTCtttcctgggctcaactccactcctggttctccctccaccttctccccccagcggcgcaggggaacagggaatgGGGATTGGAGTCAGTTCtccacacgttgtctctgctgcttcttcctcctcaggaggaggaggactcctcacttgtcccctgctccagcgtgggctccctCCCACATGAGGCAGTCCTTCTCAAACTTCTTCAGCGTGAGttcttcccacgggctgcagttcttcacgaactgctccagcatgggtccttcccaggggctgcagtccttcaggcacagcctgctccagcgcgggcttccccttggagtcccggccatcctggggggcatccccctgctcctctctccccaggctgcaggtgggcgtCTGCTCCCCCGggggctgccctccctgggctggggggacacagcctgccgcctggtctccccacgggctgggggggcatcccctcctcccccgctcctcctcccctccttcctccctgacctcggtacccgcagaggggttcctctcccatcccaatcccctactccctgcaggttcccctcttcactctgctctcccagaggcacgACCGCCCTCACCGACGGGCTCGGCCTGCGccagcggcggggccggctcCCAGATGCAGAAgattctggcagcttctcaccagagccggccctgcggcccctgccctgctaccaaaacctgcctcacaaacccaatacatatTGTTTTCTGCCTATACTTCCAGTCATCCCTCAACCTCCTTGGAGACAGTATTGGTTAGATACAAGGAACAGGTAGTATTAAATCTCACAGATGTCTGACTGATATGTTGTGTTCCCATGCTTAGGCTTTAACTAACAGTGTGCTTTGGGTTCAGGATCAGCATTTCTACTGGGAGTTGGCAGAGACCACTGGgctattttttgtctttcttcccaGTTCAGTCCATTTTCTGAGACTGCTTGGACACCATCATCTAACATGCTTTGGTACTGAAGGGGCTGGGGAATTTGGTTATGGCCTTGACCTCACATTTTCTTCAGGCACGTTTTATTTTTGGGgaggcttttaattttttaggtAAAAGATCAGCAGTTTGAGACTGGACCAAGAGTAGCTCATGGTTGTGTCCCTAGAGTTGGCAGAGGCAGCTTTATGGACTTGTGACACAGCAGTTTGTTACGGTTTGCACCGATGGGAATTGAGAGAGCCTTTCAGTGGTATCCTTTCAGTCTTTGTTCCTATTGTGTTTTGCTCGTAGCTGTTCTCTTGTAGTCCTTTAATTTTGGCAAGGGCTAGAACGAGGTCTGTTTACAGCACATGCGATGGTGGGTTGCATAGTCAAATGCTTTGAGAAAGGTGGGGCAACTGAGGTTCTGCTGCAGCAAAACTGTTAACTGGTGTTTGAACAATGAGTAATTTAGCTTTGCTGtctatacaaagaaaataacagtatttatttcctttggtGAGGGGAGAACAGTATTACAGAAGAGGTAGGGATTTCTGTTACTTACATGTTCTTGTTCTGTCTTTGTACAGTACTTCGGGCTCCTGGGTAATACGTAACCACTAACGTACTATACAAGTTATAAGGAATCAGGCCTCAATGTCTTGGCCACACAGCACGGTCAGGGTTGGAGGCCTACTTCTGGGGATACTTTCATCACTGCCTCTCTTGAGGTGGCAGGAGATGGGCTGGGTTAGTGTTTGTACAGCGCTTGGAAGCTGCGAGGTGTTGTGTGATGGTTATCGCCACATGCCGTGCCTGTAGGTAGTGTTTAGATCTAGCACACTGTACTACTGAAGTAGCCAGGACGACAGCTGCAACTGAAGCAAAAagcattctcattttttttcctcctgaacttCAGCTATTAACTGAAATCAGTGCCAGCATAGCATCTGGAGCCTCTACTCAAACAACTCGTGTTTTAATTTAGCATGAAAATATCCCCATAAAGAAATTTCACTTCAAAGACAAAGGGAGTAGCTGTCCTTTACTCCTTTACTCGCTGATATGGACAAAGCAAAATCAAGACTCATTTGAACCTTCTTAAAGCTGTTGGCAAAGGCTTGGGTGACTGAGAGGACACCCCAGCAGTTTCCCAGTGAAGCCCTGTGCGACTCATGTTCTTTGTCCTGCTCTTTTTTAGAGAGTTGGCCATGGAGATAAGAATCATGCAGATGCGGATCGCTCTCCCGTCTTCCTCCAGTTCATCGACTGTGTCTGGCAAATGACAAGACAGGTAAATTGCTGGGTGGCATGTGTGTCCACAAAGCCAGTATACCGAGATGTGGCACAGTGTGTGGCCACAGGAATAATTACCAAGCTGACCTGCACAGGTTCTCCTTCCTGGGCTTCTACTCTTGTTTGGACTCTGGCAACAAGTTCCCTGGAAGTCTGTTTAGCAAAGGGCCTGAATGCATAAGTACATAGGAAGGCCACAATGTCAGCTTGCCTCAGATTAGCTAATTGGTGGGTGCTGCTTACCTACACGCTGCTGTAATAAATGTGAGCTTGTGAGAAGCAGCTTGCCTCACCATGAAAGAGGGGACAGTTGCCTCACGCTTACCACGGGCAGGAATACCCCCCCTAGCAATCCTCAGTAGCCCACTGTGCCTTCAGAAGCATGACTTGAGCTGCTAATGTAAGTCTCTAGCGTGGTGGGTGCAGACAGATCCCTGTTGCCTCTGCTCAAGGTGATCCCATAACCAAACGTGCAGCAAGACATGTATTTGGTCCATTTTAACTTCTGAAGGCAAACATACTGCTCCTGACTCCTATGTGATGTACAGAGCTGAGTTCCTCACTTCAGAGCAGGCATGGCAGAGGCACAGTTCAGGAGAGATCCCCTATGGTTGggagtttttttccccaagtatgTGGGACCTGGAAGTTTTTTTGTGTCTGCTGTGACACAAACTCTGTCACATGGAAAATGCCAGCCATGGTCAGGTAGTTCACTGAAAAAATTGGGCTCATCATGGATTAAAACaggtgaaatggaaaagaaggatGCTACTATATATGAAGCTGTACCATATCCaagcagagaaagagggaggCTTTACCATCATTGAAAGTCACTTTCATCGTGCTCTCCTTGGATTGCTCCTACAAGCaggcatcctggcctgcagcTGGTGAGGTCAGGATGTTGCAACCAGGGCAGCCTGGGAAGAGATGGGTGGTTTGCGAGGGAGGAAGGCCTCCCGCTCTCCTCTCCATCGCCCCAGCATGTCAGTGCAGTTCACTGCATGTATTCTTACTGACACTTTGTGGAGCTCCAGTTCTCCCTGTCATGGGTCTGATTGTTTCTGCATGGAACGTCAACAGCAAACACAGCCCCTACCCATACACCTGTTCCTCCCGCTGACCTGTGTTGCAAGATACCTCCCTGCTGTTTCCTCTGGGAAGCGCTCTGTTGTGCACACAGGTTATTTCCATTTGGCCCCGGGaaattgccatttctttttaCTCATTATTTCACATGTGCTTCAGCCTTTTGTTCACAGTCTCATCGCGTGGTCTGTCATGAGGGGCAGGCATAGCAGAGCAAGCTTCAACTTGAAGCAGCACTGAGTGTATATAAACACAGTGGTCAAACCCTTCAGACCTCTGGCTTTTGCTCAAAATTCCTCTCTGTACATGTAAAGCAGCTTTCCAAGAGAGAAACTTGCCTCTGGAAGGAGTAAATATGATACCAAATATCCAGCCAGGCAGGGAACAGGGACAAATCCTGTTTTAGGAATCAAGAAGAGAGGCCAACTCCTTACCAAGACCACAAAGTGGGAGAAAGTTTATTTGCGATTCCTGTTCTAAAATCCCAGCCTAATTTTCTGGTTCTGTCTGAAGTTTCCTACAGCATTTGAGTTCAATGAGTACTTCCTGATAACCATCCTGGATCACCTGTACAGCTGTTTGTTTGGGACATTCCTGTGCAGCAGTGAGCAGCAGAGAGTGAAGGAGGTAAGACAGCTTCTCTCCAAGGTGAAGGCCAGGTACTGCGATGGCTTTAGCTGGCCAGGTGCTGCTAGAGAAGTTGTTTCAGCACTCAAAGATAGTGGTAGATGCAGGTCTGGGTAATGCCAAGCCCCCTTCTTAACAGCTGGGACATGGggtattttcctctttgcacaAACTGCTGTCTGTTGGAGACTTCACATTTCAGAGCAATACAATTTCCCTCTGGGCAGTCCCACTGCTTTCAGCATGGCTTTCAGCTACTCACTGGTGTCTCCCAGGTAGATtggaaatgcagtttttctttgaatttcagtTTAATGTAACCTTCTCTGGGGAAACCGGTACCTTTTTGTCCTCCCTTTTCCTTGAAGAGGTCCCTTGAGGTTGCTTTTAACTACCCAGTGTGCATTGTCATTCTGCACACCTAGGTTACAGCAAGTAACTGGTCTCAGTGTGTGTTCTTGCTGTGCTTGCATTTTTCTGGGAGAGGACAGAGCTGCTAGTATTAGGAAGGACATGCCTCTAGGTCCTGCCACCAGCCAGCTCTACCCTGCAGTCTGGTGGAGGTTTGTCTGCCAAGGGAGGAGCATATAGACGTGTACATTCAGACCCAGCCTGGaatcagaagcagcagtgacCCTCATTCTGTCTCACCTACCTAAAGATGAAGCATTTTGTCACCAGAAGGTTGCAACCCAACATCACAGAGGTACATTGAGGACAGTGCTGTGTAGACCTGATGTGATTATATGTGATAGCACATCcgttaaaaaataataaaaaaaagtactgtAACACAGAAGTGATAGGATTGTACTGTATTGAAATCAGGGTCCCTGTTTCTCTAGAGTCCACAGCGATTGAATAATTGTAAtttccagagaagaaaacctgCATACTGTTTGCATATGCgtggttttttttggagggggggtgtGTTAAAGCCTGAGCTAGCAAAGTACTTAATCTAGAAAACACTTCAACACTGGTTTCACTGGGACTATTCACAGGCCTAATTATTCCACTAGATCAGGACCtaaatcaaatgttttctttttttctttgcaattaaATACTCGAGCAAGTCCTCCAGGAGCACTTTAAAGAGGTGAAGTTTAACTAAAGCATTGAGAGTTCACATGCCAGCATCCCCTTGCTGTGCCAATGACGATTCCTGGTCTGTGTTGGCAGCTGGGTGGGTAAGAGGGGATGTTTCCGTGCCAGGCTGTGTGTGTGCCTGCCTGCATCCATGTGCTTTGATTACAACAACCACATCAAAagaacaggggttttttttcttaagctacAAAAGGGCAACCAGCTCTGTATTAATGACAGGCATATGTATATGCTGTTATACTCTGTAGATAAATGCTGGGATTTGTATGGGAAATAAAGCCTCCTCCACCCCCTTCCCTTACAGAGCCTTCCAAAAAAGACCGTTTCGCTTTGGTCTTACATCAACAGCCAACTGGAAGACTTCACTAACCCCTTGTATGTGAGCTACTCCAACCACGTCCTGTATCCCGTGGCCAGCATGCGCCACCTCGAGCTGTGGGTCGGCTACTACATCCGCTGGAACCCCAGGATGAAACCGCAGGTACCTCTCTTCGAGGATCCTACTTTTATTTCCCTCACTGCTAGTACTAATACTGTCATTTTGGAGTTCCAGATCTTTGAAGCACAAGAAGTAATGTACAAACTTAAGCTGCCACTGCTTGAATCTAAACCAAAAGCCTAAATTCAAATGCAAGCAAATGGAAGAGCAGCATCTACAGCTGGCTAGTGCAGGTGGTCAGCTGGAGGTCGCTGCCTGGTGAAATCCGCAGGAGCTAAAGATTCTCAGCAGTTTGGAAAATTTCTCACTTAGAATATGGGGAAAATAATCTGAAGTCTCTCTTCTTTACAAAAGAGCCTAAAAACCTAAGACTTCTTTGGATGTGGGATTCTAGATCTGAGCTTTGGGCTATATTCAGATTATCAGCAATAGGAACCTGCTGCTTGCTTTGGCTGCCCAAGGCACAGGGGTCTGACTGCAACCCTGTTATGCTCGCTCTGGAACTCTGACAGCAGGGAAACTGGCTTGCCCAGGGCAGGCACCTGGGACAAGCAGTCTGAACATGGCCCTAAATGCTGAAATCACTTTTTAATAGGAAGGGACAAAAATTCCTGGATTGCCTCAGTGTCCAACTGCAGTTAACAGAGCTTTGCAAATGTGGGGCATTAGGTACAGGAACCCAACAAATGCTTTACAGTACTAACTAACTGTTTAACAGTCAGAACtatgtgaaaatatttagataaatctgtattggttttttttttttccccaaagccctGAAATTCCATCCAGGTTGAGATGCCAAGGCCAGTGTCCCCCAGAAATGTCAGAGATTAGAGTTCTGtaattttcatctttcaaaatacaCCGTTTTGTTTAGCCACCATTGCACTATGCACCTTAGATAAAAATAAGCATGCCAAAGCCAGAGCAACTACTGACCCCTGGGCTGGAGACAATGATATAACCCACGTAccacccctccttccctcaTAGCTGTGTGTAAGCTCAGCGATGTTTTGTGGTTCAGGCTTCCACTTCTGTGCTTACCTCCCAGCACTCAGCTACGCATTTTCTTGCAGGAACCTGTCCATAATCGCTACAAGGAGCTTCTTGCCAAGCGGGCCgagctgcagaagaaagtggaggaactgcaaagagaaatcaCCAACCGTTCCACCTCATCCTCTGAGAGAGCTGGCTCTCCCGCACAGTGTGTCGCTCCTGTACAGACAGTTGTATAGTATGGACTTTTTTTTGCCAAGTACCTTCCCAGGACCACGGGGGCAGCTTTTTTGAAACCCTCTGGATTTCCAGCGTGGTGTCTGGGAGCTGCcaatctatttatttatttctctccagGGTAATTTATTAGTACTGTAGCACTAGAGGAAGCttaagcaaaaacaaacaaacaaacaaggcCCCCTATGCAATTAACCTTCTCAGTGGCTAGATTATAATACAAGCTAATTGCACTTGCCACCTAAAAGAAACCTAGAGCTCTTTCTCTGTTCACTTATGTGCTGGAAATCACTCGGCTTTAAA comes from Buteo buteo chromosome 18, bButBut1.hap1.1, whole genome shotgun sequence and encodes:
- the MTMR2 gene encoding phosphatidylinositol-3,5-bisphosphate 3-phosphatase MTMR2 isoform X3; this encodes MEEPPLLPGETIKDMAKDVTYICPFTGAIRGTLTVTNYRLYFKSMERDPPFVLDASLGVINRVEKIGGASSRGENSYGLEIVCKDIRNLRFAHKPEGRTRRSIFENLMKYAFPVSNNLPLFAFEYKEVFPENGWKVYDPTWEYRRQGIPNESWRLTKINERYELCDTYPAILAVPVNIPDEELKRVASFRSRGRIPVLSWIHPESQATITRCSQPMVGVSGKRSKEDEKYLQAIMDSNAQSHKIFIFDARPSVNAVANKAKGGGYESEDAYQNAELVFLDIHNIHVMRESLRKLKEIVYPNIEETHWLSNLESTHWLEHIKLILAGALRIADKVESGKTSVVVHCSDGWDRTAQLTSLSLLMLDGYYRTIRGFEVLVEKEWLSFGHRFQLRVGHGDKNHADADRSPVFLQFIDCVWQMTRQFPTAFEFNEYFLITILDHLYSCLFGTFLCSSEQQRVKESLPKKTVSLWSYINSQLEDFTNPLYVSYSNHVLYPVASMRHLELWVGYYIRWNPRMKPQEPVHNRYKELLAKRAELQKKVEELQREITNRSTSSSERAGSPAQCVAPVQTVV
- the MTMR2 gene encoding phosphatidylinositol-3,5-bisphosphate 3-phosphatase MTMR2 isoform X2, whose amino-acid sequence is MEESSSCESLGAGRAAVAARPPSGDSLSSASTSHSDHSAHTKSASAISSDSISTSADNFSPDLRVLRETNKLAEMEEPPLLPGETIKDMAKDVTYICPFTGAIRGTLTVTNYRLYFKSMERDIRNLRFAHKPEGRTRRSIFENLMKYAFPVSNNLPLFAFEYKEVFPENGWKVYDPTWEYRRQGIPNESWRLTKINERYELCDTYPAILAVPVNIPDEELKRVASFRSRGRIPVLSWIHPESQATITRCSQPMVGVSGKRSKEDEKYLQAIMDSNAQSHKIFIFDARPSVNAVANKAKGGGYESEDAYQNAELVFLDIHNIHVMRESLRKLKEIVYPNIEETHWLSNLESTHWLEHIKLILAGALRIADKVESGKTSVVVHCSDGWDRTAQLTSLSLLMLDGYYRTIRGFEVLVEKEWLSFGHRFQLRVGHGDKNHADADRSPVFLQFIDCVWQMTRQFPTAFEFNEYFLITILDHLYSCLFGTFLCSSEQQRVKESLPKKTVSLWSYINSQLEDFTNPLYVSYSNHVLYPVASMRHLELWVGYYIRWNPRMKPQEPVHNRYKELLAKRAELQKKVEELQREITNRSTSSSERAGSPAQCVAPVQTVV
- the MTMR2 gene encoding phosphatidylinositol-3,5-bisphosphate 3-phosphatase MTMR2 isoform X1, yielding MEESSSCESLGAGRAAVAARPPSGDSLSSASTSHSDHSAHTKSASAISSDSISTSADNFSPDLRVLRETNKLAEMEEPPLLPGETIKDMAKDVTYICPFTGAIRGTLTVTNYRLYFKSMERDPPFVLDASLGVINRVEKIGGASSRGENSYGLEIVCKDIRNLRFAHKPEGRTRRSIFENLMKYAFPVSNNLPLFAFEYKEVFPENGWKVYDPTWEYRRQGIPNESWRLTKINERYELCDTYPAILAVPVNIPDEELKRVASFRSRGRIPVLSWIHPESQATITRCSQPMVGVSGKRSKEDEKYLQAIMDSNAQSHKIFIFDARPSVNAVANKAKGGGYESEDAYQNAELVFLDIHNIHVMRESLRKLKEIVYPNIEETHWLSNLESTHWLEHIKLILAGALRIADKVESGKTSVVVHCSDGWDRTAQLTSLSLLMLDGYYRTIRGFEVLVEKEWLSFGHRFQLRVGHGDKNHADADRSPVFLQFIDCVWQMTRQFPTAFEFNEYFLITILDHLYSCLFGTFLCSSEQQRVKESLPKKTVSLWSYINSQLEDFTNPLYVSYSNHVLYPVASMRHLELWVGYYIRWNPRMKPQEPVHNRYKELLAKRAELQKKVEELQREITNRSTSSSERAGSPAQCVAPVQTVV